The following proteins are encoded in a genomic region of Mycobacterium kiyosense:
- a CDS encoding LLM class F420-dependent oxidoreductase, producing MDYGLVLFTSDRGIAPAAAAKLADDHGFHTFYVPEHTHIPIKREAAHPTTGDETLPDDRYMRTLDPWVSLGAASAVTRRVRLSTAVALPVEHDPITLAKSIATLDHLSGGRVSLGVGFGWNTDELADHNVPAGRRRTMLREYLEAMRALWTQEEAEYDGEFVKFGPSWAWPKPVQAHIPVLVGAAGNEKNFKWIARSADGWITTPRDFDIDAPVKLLQDTWAAAGRDGAPQIVALDFKPDAEKLARWADLGVTEVLFGLPDSDEDKVAAYVERLAAKLASLG from the coding sequence ATGGACTACGGACTGGTTCTGTTCACCAGCGACCGCGGCATTGCCCCGGCGGCGGCCGCCAAATTGGCCGACGACCACGGTTTTCACACCTTCTACGTGCCCGAACACACCCATATCCCGATCAAGCGGGAGGCTGCCCACCCGACCACCGGTGACGAGACGCTGCCCGACGACCGCTATATGCGCACGCTGGACCCGTGGGTCAGCCTGGGCGCGGCCTCGGCGGTCACCAGGCGGGTCCGGTTATCCACCGCGGTGGCTCTGCCCGTCGAGCACGACCCGATCACGCTGGCGAAAAGTATCGCCACGCTGGACCATCTGTCCGGGGGCCGGGTCAGCCTCGGCGTCGGATTCGGCTGGAATACCGACGAGCTCGCCGACCACAACGTGCCGGCCGGGCGGCGTCGCACCATGTTGCGCGAGTACCTCGAGGCGATGCGCGCGCTGTGGACGCAGGAAGAGGCCGAGTACGACGGCGAGTTCGTGAAGTTCGGGCCGAGCTGGGCCTGGCCCAAGCCGGTGCAGGCGCACATCCCGGTGCTGGTGGGTGCGGCGGGCAACGAGAAGAACTTCAAGTGGATCGCGCGCAGCGCCGACGGCTGGATCACCACGCCACGGGATTTCGACATCGACGCGCCGGTGAAGTTGCTGCAGGACACTTGGGCGGCGGCCGGTCGCGACGGGGCGCCGCAGATCGTGGCCCTGGACTTCAAGCCGGATGCCGAGAAGCTGGCACGCTGGGCCGATCTGGGTGTGACCGAGGTGCTGTTCGGGCTGCCGGACAGCGACGAGGACAAGGTCGCGGCCTATGTAGAGCGATTGGCCGCCAAGCTGGCCAGCCTGGGGTAG
- a CDS encoding hypothetical protein (frameshifted, insertion at around 5341369,5341388, deletion at around 5341801,5341794,5341390) — protein sequence MAYVIAVPEFLTAAASDLANIGSAISAANSAATVPTSTLLAAAGDEVSAAVAALFSAHAQAYQDLSVGAAEFHQQFVQLLTSGAGTYATAETANANSLLAAINDPFLRFLGRPLIGDGANGVDGTGASGQNGGLLWGSGGNGGAGAAGQNGGSGGDGGFLYGNGGRGGAGGAVPNGFAGSGGNGGNAVGLFGNGGPGGIGGAGGTGVAGDGGNGGSGGLLLGNGVPAVPAGGASSLAGAGSAATDSGCSTVPAPAAAVARPRSTAASPEWAAPAAAATSCST from the coding sequence ATGGCGTATGTAATCGCGGTACCCGAGTTCCTGACGGCGGCGGCATCGGATTTGGCAAATATCGGCTCGGCGATTAGTGCGGCCAATTCGGCGGCGACGGTCCCGACTTCGACGCTGCTGGCCGCCGCCGGCGATGAGGTGTCGGCGGCGGTCGCGGCGTTGTTCAGCGCACACGCGCAGGCCTACCAGGACCTCAGCGTCGGCGCGGCGGAGTTTCACCAGCAATTCGTCCAACTCCTGACCTCTGGGGCCGGCACCTACGCGACCGCCGAGACAGCGAACGCCAATTCCCTGCTCGCTGCGATCAATGACCCATTCCTGCGGTTCTTGGGCCGCCCACTGATCGGCGACGGCGCCAACGGCGTCGACGGAACCGGCGCCAGCGGCCAGAACGGCGGGCTGCTGTGGGGCAGCGGCGGCAACGGTGGAGCCGGCGCCGCCGGCCAGAACGGCGGCAGCGGCGGTGACGGCGGCTTCCTCTACGGCAACGGCGGCCGTGGCGGAGCCGGAGGTGCCGTTCCTAACGGCTTCGCCGGCTCCGGCGGCAACGGCGGCAACGCCGTCGGCCTCTTCGGCAACGGCGGTCCCGGCGGGATCGGCGGGGCCGGCGGGACCGGCGTGGCCGGCGACGGCGGCAACGGGGGCAGTGGCGGGCTCCTGCTGGGCAACGGGGTGCCGGCGGTGCCGGCGGGCGGGGCTTCGTCGCTGGCTGGGGCGGGTTCGGCGGCGACGGACTCGGGCTGCTCTACGGTGCCGGCGCCGGCGGCGGCGGTGGCGAGACCCCGTTCAACGGCGGCGTCCCCGGAGTGGGCGGCACCGGCGGCAGCGGCAACGTCCTGTTCAACCTGA
- a CDS encoding acetyl-CoA acetyltransferase: protein MSPVELAAAAAQAALDDSGATAVATEIDTIAATRQFEISGPVATAPLGRSNNYPRSVAKRIGAEPRRAILEIVGGQGPQHLITELAGEIAAGHSEVALIFGSDATSTLRYFAGRDDKPDFSETVEGDLEDRGPGIEKLISRYTVIHGLVDAPTQYALMENARRAGTGLGPAEYLRRMGELFSPFTKVAAANPFSAAPVERTVDELITVTESNRMITEPYPRLLVARDQVNQGAAALLMSVAAARRLGVPEDKWVYLRGHADLESQPFLQREDLGSYPAAVLAAREALEVAGIGVDDIATFDLYSCFPVPVFNFCDGLGIATDDPRGLTLTGGLPYFGGAGNNYSMHGVAETVARMRSAPGQFGLVGANGGIQSKYSVGIYSTAPAPWRADRSAALQTQIDSRPTVPVTESPDGAGVIETYTVRRDGGRPTGIIIGRLDADGSRFLATTEDDDLLAQLIDGDPLGKPVQVKSFDYGNRCLPG, encoded by the coding sequence ATGTCACCGGTCGAACTGGCCGCCGCCGCGGCCCAGGCCGCGCTGGACGACTCCGGCGCCACAGCGGTGGCCACCGAGATCGACACCATCGCGGCCACCCGGCAGTTCGAGATCTCCGGGCCGGTGGCCACGGCCCCGCTGGGCCGATCCAATAACTACCCCCGCTCGGTGGCAAAACGGATCGGTGCCGAACCGCGGCGCGCGATCCTGGAGATCGTCGGCGGGCAGGGGCCGCAGCATCTGATCACCGAGTTGGCCGGGGAGATCGCCGCGGGCCACTCGGAGGTCGCCCTGATCTTCGGTTCGGACGCGACGTCTACCCTGCGCTATTTCGCGGGGCGCGACGACAAGCCGGACTTCAGCGAGACCGTCGAAGGCGACCTGGAAGACCGCGGGCCGGGCATCGAGAAGCTGATCTCGCGCTACACCGTGATCCACGGCCTGGTGGACGCGCCCACCCAGTACGCGTTGATGGAGAACGCCCGGCGGGCCGGCACCGGGCTGGGGCCGGCCGAGTATCTGCGGCGGATGGGCGAGCTGTTCTCGCCGTTCACCAAAGTTGCTGCCGCCAACCCGTTTTCCGCGGCGCCGGTCGAACGGACCGTCGACGAACTGATCACCGTCACCGAGAGCAACCGGATGATCACCGAGCCTTATCCGAGGTTGCTGGTCGCGCGTGACCAGGTGAACCAGGGCGCGGCGGCGTTACTGATGTCGGTGGCAGCGGCGCGGCGACTCGGTGTGCCCGAGGACAAGTGGGTGTATCTGCGCGGGCACGCCGATCTCGAGTCGCAGCCGTTCCTGCAGCGCGAGGACTTGGGCAGCTACCCGGCGGCCGTGTTGGCGGCGCGCGAGGCTCTCGAGGTGGCCGGCATCGGCGTCGACGACATCGCCACCTTCGACCTCTACAGCTGCTTCCCGGTGCCGGTGTTCAACTTCTGCGACGGCCTCGGGATTGCCACCGACGACCCCCGCGGGCTGACCCTGACCGGCGGACTGCCGTACTTCGGTGGCGCGGGCAACAACTACTCGATGCACGGCGTCGCCGAGACGGTGGCCCGGATGCGAAGTGCGCCAGGGCAATTCGGTCTCGTCGGGGCCAACGGCGGCATCCAGAGCAAGTACTCGGTCGGGATCTATTCCACCGCACCAGCGCCCTGGCGTGCCGATCGCAGCGCCGCGTTGCAGACCCAGATCGACAGTCGGCCCACCGTGCCGGTCACCGAGTCGCCCGACGGCGCCGGCGTCATCGAGACCTACACCGTGCGCCGCGACGGCGGCCGGCCCACCGGAATCATCATCGGCCGACTGGACGCCGACGGCAGCCGCTTCCTGGCCACCACCGAGGACGACGACCTACTGGCGCAGCTGATCGACGGGGATCCGCTCGGCAAGCCGGTGCAGGTGAAGTCCTTCGACTACGGCAACCGCTGCCTGCCGGGCTGA
- a CDS encoding 34 kDa antigenic protein, translated as MATQPAAEPAAPESKLGLILASAVLGLGLLAYFFSFGPMFTYKSEITGDLHGDAGYAVPVAILAALLAGVSLLPKVKNYIPVAAVLSVAAVLLIISSTFNKPEGFSAGWALWIVLVCIVFQAVAAIGALLLDAGVITAPTPRPKYDPFSGYGQYGQYGQYGAQPGGYYGQPGAQQPTPNPGQAPGYGSQYGGYSSSPNPQSGGFAAQPTQVVNQPQHQGPPTHTPPTGFPSFSPPPPVSAGSDSQGGGSAPANYSNPSGGQQSYGQPGSAPA; from the coding sequence GTGGCCACCCAGCCGGCGGCCGAACCGGCCGCCCCCGAAAGCAAGCTGGGCCTGATTCTGGCCAGCGCGGTGCTCGGGTTGGGCCTGCTGGCTTACTTCTTCAGCTTCGGCCCGATGTTCACCTATAAATCCGAGATCACCGGCGACCTGCACGGGGATGCCGGGTACGCGGTTCCGGTGGCGATTCTGGCCGCGCTGCTGGCCGGGGTGAGCCTGCTGCCGAAGGTCAAGAACTACATACCGGTCGCGGCGGTGCTTTCGGTTGCGGCGGTGCTGCTGATCATCTCCTCGACGTTCAACAAACCGGAGGGCTTCTCGGCCGGCTGGGCGCTGTGGATCGTCCTGGTCTGCATCGTGTTCCAAGCGGTGGCCGCGATCGGCGCGTTGCTGCTGGACGCCGGCGTGATCACCGCGCCGACGCCGCGTCCCAAATACGACCCGTTCAGCGGTTACGGACAATACGGTCAGTACGGCCAGTACGGCGCACAGCCCGGTGGGTACTACGGTCAGCCAGGTGCACAGCAGCCCACGCCCAACCCGGGCCAGGCGCCCGGCTACGGGTCGCAATACGGCGGCTACTCGTCCAGCCCGAACCCGCAATCCGGTGGTTTCGCGGCACAGCCCACCCAGGTGGTCAACCAGCCGCAGCATCAGGGACCGCCGACGCACACCCCGCCCACCGGCTTCCCCAGCTTCAGCCCGCCGCCACCGGTGTCGGCCGGCAGCGACTCACAGGGCGGCGGCTCGGCGCCTGCCAACTACTCGAATCCGTCCGGCGGACAGCAGTCCTACGGCCAGCCTGGTTCGGCGCCGGCCTAA
- a CDS encoding hypothetical protein (frameshifted, deletion at around 5343506,5343509,5343503) — protein sequence MTCSGDVLINLATCGRWQVSFVIAAPEFVTAAASDLANIGSTIRAANAAAAGSTSQVFAAGADEISAAVAALFEAHSQSYQVLSAQAAAFHDQVAQLMSAGAGQYAMAEAAAATPLQSVEQQLLDVINMPTNLLLGRPLIGNGANGAPGADGQAGGLLIGNGGAGGAGTTAHPTGGNGGAGGIFGSGGIGGTGGSKGAGGNGGAGGLFGNGGAGGSGGFSGAGGAGGSAGLLFGTGGVGGAGGLAVDGAGGAGGAGGAGGLFGTGGAGGRGGTGSSGALGTAGPGGAGGAGGAGGIVLGSGGNGGAAGDGFAGPGATGGAGGHGGFLNGTGGIGGAGGFGGTGGTGGAGGGGGTLSGSGGAGGLGGAGGNTGAPAAPAATRACCSVTAVLAAPEDPRSPKAATAHPVDTPV from the coding sequence TTGACTTGTTCGGGCGACGTCTTAATCAATCTGGCCACATGCGGGAGGTGGCAGGTGTCGTTTGTCATTGCAGCGCCAGAGTTTGTGACGGCGGCGGCTTCGGATCTGGCAAATATCGGCTCTACTATCCGGGCGGCAAATGCGGCCGCGGCCGGATCGACCTCGCAGGTGTTCGCCGCGGGCGCCGACGAAATCTCGGCGGCCGTGGCCGCGCTGTTCGAGGCGCATTCCCAGAGCTATCAGGTGCTCAGCGCTCAGGCAGCGGCATTCCACGACCAGGTTGCTCAACTCATGAGCGCAGGTGCGGGCCAATACGCGATGGCCGAGGCTGCGGCCGCTACTCCGCTGCAATCTGTTGAGCAACAGTTGCTGGACGTAATCAACATGCCCACGAACCTACTGCTGGGACGTCCGCTGATCGGCAACGGAGCCAACGGAGCCCCGGGGGCCGACGGCCAGGCCGGCGGCCTCCTGATCGGCAACGGCGGAGCAGGCGGGGCCGGCACCACCGCCCATCCCACCGGCGGGAATGGCGGTGCCGGCGGGATCTTCGGCTCGGGCGGAATCGGCGGAACCGGCGGGTCCAAGGGCGCCGGCGGCAACGGCGGCGCCGGCGGGTTGTTCGGCAATGGCGGCGCTGGGGGCAGCGGCGGATTCAGCGGTGCCGGCGGCGCCGGGGGGTCGGCCGGGCTGTTATTCGGCACCGGCGGTGTCGGCGGTGCCGGCGGACTCGCAGTCGACGGCGCCGGTGGGGCAGGCGGCGCCGGCGGAGCCGGCGGATTGTTCGGCACCGGCGGAGCCGGCGGGCGCGGCGGCACCGGTAGCTCTGGCGCCTTGGGTACCGCCGGACCCGGTGGCGCGGGCGGCGCCGGTGGCGCCGGCGGAATCGTCCTGGGTTCCGGCGGAAATGGCGGCGCCGCCGGGGATGGGTTTGCGGGGCCCGGGGCGACCGGCGGAGCCGGCGGCCACGGCGGATTCCTCAACGGCACCGGCGGCATCGGCGGCGCAGGCGGATTCGGCGGAACCGGCGGAACCGGTGGGGCAGGCGGTGGCGGCGGCACGCTGTCCGGCTCGGGCGGCGCCGGCGGCCTCGGTGGCGCGGGCGGCAACACCGGGGCACCGGCGGCGCCGGCGGCGACGCGGGCTTGCTGTTCGGTGACGGCGGTACTGGCGGCTCCGGAGGATCCGCGATCACCAAAGGCGGCAACGGCGCACCCGGTGGACACGCCGGTCTGA
- the purN gene encoding phosphoribosylglycinamide formyltransferase — MQEPLRVPPSAPARLVVLASGTGSLLNSLLDAAQGDYPARVVAVGVDRDCRATTIAAAADIPAFTVRVGDHPSRDAWDGAITAATAAQRPDLIVSAGFMRILGPQFLSRFSGRTVNTHPALLPAFPGAHGVADALAYGVKVTGCTVHLVDAGVDTGPILAQQPVEVLDGDDQETLHERIKVVERQLLVDVVAAIATRGVTVTGRKATLG; from the coding sequence GTGCAGGAACCGCTCCGGGTACCCCCAAGTGCACCGGCGCGGCTGGTGGTGCTGGCCTCGGGCACCGGTTCGCTGCTCAACTCCTTGCTCGACGCGGCCCAAGGCGACTATCCGGCCCGGGTGGTGGCCGTCGGCGTCGATCGCGACTGCCGGGCCACTACGATCGCCGCCGCCGCCGACATCCCCGCTTTCACCGTCCGGGTCGGCGACCACCCGAGCCGCGACGCCTGGGACGGCGCCATCACCGCCGCCACCGCCGCGCAGCGCCCCGACCTGATAGTGTCCGCCGGATTCATGAGAATCCTTGGCCCGCAATTTCTTTCGCGATTCTCCGGCCGTACCGTAAACACCCATCCGGCGTTGCTGCCGGCCTTCCCGGGCGCGCACGGTGTGGCCGACGCGTTGGCCTACGGTGTCAAGGTGACGGGCTGTACGGTGCATCTGGTGGATGCCGGCGTGGACACCGGTCCGATATTGGCCCAGCAACCCGTCGAGGTACTCGACGGCGACGACCAAGAGACGCTGCACGAACGCATCAAGGTCGTGGAACGACAACTGCTGGTGGATGTGGTAGCCGCGATCGCCACCCGCGGCGTGACGGTGACGGGACGAAAGGCGACCCTGGGATGA
- the sucD gene encoding succinate--CoA ligase [ADP-forming] subunit alpha has protein sequence MAIFLNSDNKVIVQGITGGEATTHTARMLKAGTQIVGGVNARKAGTTVSHKDVDGNPVELPVFGTVVEAIEKTGADVSIIFVPPKFAKDAMIEAIDAEIPLLVVITEGIPVQDSAYAWAYNLQKGGGKTPKTRIIGPNCPGIISPGQSLVGITPANITGPGPVGLVSKSGTLTYQMMYELRDFGFTTSIGIGGDPVIGTTHIDAIEAFEKDPDTKLIVMIGEIGGDAEERAADFIKANVTKPVVGYVAGFTAPEGKTMGHAGAIVSGSSGTAAAKKEALEAAGVKVGKTPSETAALAREILQTL, from the coding sequence ATGGCTATCTTTCTGAACTCGGACAACAAGGTCATCGTCCAGGGCATCACCGGCGGCGAGGCCACCACCCACACCGCGCGGATGCTCAAGGCGGGCACCCAGATCGTCGGCGGCGTCAACGCCCGCAAGGCGGGAACGACGGTGTCGCACAAGGACGTTGACGGCAACCCCGTGGAGTTGCCGGTGTTCGGCACCGTCGTCGAGGCCATCGAGAAGACCGGCGCCGACGTGTCGATCATCTTCGTGCCGCCGAAATTCGCCAAGGACGCGATGATCGAGGCCATCGACGCCGAGATCCCGCTGCTGGTGGTCATCACCGAGGGAATTCCGGTGCAGGACAGCGCATATGCGTGGGCCTACAACCTACAAAAAGGTGGCGGCAAGACTCCGAAGACCCGCATCATCGGGCCGAACTGCCCGGGCATCATCAGCCCCGGACAGTCGCTGGTGGGCATCACCCCGGCCAACATCACCGGGCCCGGCCCGGTCGGCCTGGTGTCCAAGTCGGGCACGCTGACCTACCAGATGATGTACGAGCTGCGCGATTTCGGCTTCACCACCTCGATCGGCATCGGCGGCGACCCGGTGATCGGCACCACCCACATCGACGCCATCGAGGCGTTCGAGAAGGACCCCGACACCAAGCTGATCGTGATGATCGGGGAGATCGGCGGCGACGCCGAGGAGCGGGCCGCCGACTTCATCAAGGCCAACGTCACCAAGCCGGTGGTCGGCTACGTCGCGGGCTTCACCGCGCCGGAGGGCAAGACGATGGGCCACGCGGGTGCGATCGTGTCCGGCTCGTCGGGCACCGCGGCCGCCAAGAAGGAAGCGTTGGAGGCGGCCGGGGTGAAGGTCGGCAAGACGCCGTCCGAGACGGCGGCGCTGGCCCGGGAGATCCTCCAGACGCTGTAG
- a CDS encoding magnesium chelatase, whose translation MTSPSNLPRTVGELRASGHRERGVKQEIRENLLTALADGDDVWPGILGFEDTVIPQLERALIAGHDFVLLGERGQGKTRLLRALTGLLDEWTPVIEGSELGEHPYTPITPEWIRRAAQAQDDLPIAWKHRSERYTEKLATPDTSVADLVGDIDPIKVAEGRSLGDPETIAYGLIPRAHRGIVAVNELPDLAERIQVSMLNVMEERDIQVRGYTLRLPLDVLVVASANPEDYTNRGRIITPLKDRFGAEIRTHYPLELEAEMGVIAQEAHLSAQVPDYLLQVIARFARYLRESSSVDQRSGVSARFAIAAAETVAAAARHRGAILGETDPVARVVDLGTVIDVLRGKLEFESGEEGREQAVLEHLLRRATADTASRVLGGIDVGTLVTAVEGGSAVTTGERVSAKDVLAAVPGLPVVDAIARKLGAESEGERAAALELALEALYLAKRVDKVSGEGQTVYG comes from the coding sequence GTGACTTCACCGAGCAATCTGCCCAGAACCGTCGGCGAGCTGCGCGCCTCCGGTCATCGCGAGCGCGGCGTCAAGCAGGAAATCCGCGAGAATCTGCTCACCGCGCTGGCCGACGGCGACGACGTGTGGCCGGGCATCCTGGGCTTCGAAGACACCGTGATCCCGCAGCTGGAGCGGGCGCTGATCGCCGGGCACGACTTCGTGCTGCTGGGCGAACGAGGCCAGGGCAAGACCCGGCTGCTGCGCGCGCTGACCGGGTTGCTCGACGAGTGGACCCCGGTGATCGAGGGTTCCGAGCTGGGCGAGCACCCCTACACCCCGATCACCCCGGAGTGGATCCGCCGCGCCGCCCAGGCCCAGGACGACCTGCCGATCGCGTGGAAGCACCGCAGCGAGCGCTACACCGAAAAGCTGGCCACCCCCGACACCAGCGTCGCCGACCTGGTCGGCGACATCGACCCGATCAAGGTCGCCGAGGGCCGCAGCCTGGGCGACCCCGAGACCATCGCCTACGGCCTGATCCCGCGCGCGCACCGCGGGATCGTCGCCGTCAACGAGCTGCCCGACCTCGCCGAGCGCATCCAGGTGTCCATGCTCAACGTGATGGAGGAGCGCGACATCCAGGTCCGCGGCTACACGCTGCGGTTGCCGCTGGACGTGCTGGTGGTGGCCAGCGCGAACCCGGAGGACTACACCAACCGCGGCCGGATCATCACCCCGCTCAAGGACCGGTTCGGCGCCGAGATCCGCACCCACTACCCGCTGGAACTCGAGGCCGAAATGGGCGTCATCGCCCAGGAGGCGCACCTGAGCGCGCAGGTGCCGGATTATCTGCTGCAGGTGATCGCCCGGTTCGCCCGTTATCTGCGGGAGTCCAGCTCGGTCGACCAGCGCTCCGGGGTGTCGGCGCGGTTCGCCATCGCCGCCGCCGAGACCGTCGCCGCCGCGGCCCGCCACCGCGGTGCGATCCTGGGAGAAACCGACCCGGTGGCCCGGGTGGTCGACCTGGGCACCGTGATCGACGTGCTGCGCGGCAAGCTGGAATTCGAGTCCGGCGAGGAGGGTCGCGAGCAGGCCGTGCTCGAGCACCTGCTGCGCCGCGCCACCGCCGACACCGCGTCCCGCGTGCTCGGTGGCATCGACGTCGGCACCCTGGTGACCGCTGTCGAAGGCGGTTCCGCGGTGACCACGGGCGAACGGGTGTCGGCCAAGGACGTGCTGGCCGCGGTGCCCGGACTGCCGGTGGTGGACGCCATCGCCCGCAAGCTCGGCGCCGAATCCGAGGGCGAGCGGGCCGCCGCCTTGGAGTTGGCACTCGAAGCGTTGTACCTGGCGAAGCGGGTCGACAAGGTGTCCGGAGAAGGGCAGACCGTCTATGGCTAA
- the purH gene encoding bifunctional purine biosynthesis protein PurH — protein sequence MSTIDKRPIRRALISVYDKTGLVDLARGLADAGVEIVSTGSTAKTIADKAIPVTRVEELTGFPEVLDGRVKTLHPRVHAGLLADLRKTAHEKALAELGIEAFQLVVVNLYPFTQTVESGASEDECVEQIDIGGPSMVRAAAKNHPSVAVVTDPRGYDGVLAAVRHGGFTLAERKKLASLAFQHTAEYDIAVANWMQSNLAPEDPPQEFPHFFARNWRRAATLRYGENPHQQAALYTDPAAWPGLAQAEQLHGKEMSYNNFTDADAAWRAAFDHEQTCVAIIKHANPCGIAISDISVADAHRKAHECDPLSAFGGVIAANTEVSVEMAEYVSTIFTEVIVAPAYEPGAVEVLAKKKNIRVLVASEPLSGAHELRPISGGLLIQQRDQLDATGDDPNNWTLATGEPADPATLTDLVFAWRACRAVKSNAIVIVAGGATIGVGMGQVNRVDAARLAVERGGERVRGAVGASDAFFPFPDGLETLTAAGVRAIVHPGGSVRDDEVTAAAANAGITLYLTGARHFAH from the coding sequence ATGAGCACCATCGACAAGAGGCCGATCCGCCGCGCGTTGATCAGCGTGTACGACAAGACCGGTCTGGTCGATCTGGCGCGGGGGCTGGCCGACGCCGGCGTCGAGATCGTGTCGACCGGTTCGACCGCGAAGACCATTGCGGACAAAGCGATTCCGGTGACCCGGGTCGAGGAACTGACCGGCTTCCCCGAGGTGCTCGACGGGCGCGTCAAGACCCTGCACCCGCGGGTGCACGCCGGCCTGCTCGCCGACCTGCGCAAGACCGCCCACGAGAAGGCGCTGGCTGAACTCGGCATCGAGGCGTTCCAACTCGTCGTCGTCAACCTCTATCCGTTCACCCAGACCGTCGAATCCGGTGCGTCGGAAGACGAATGCGTCGAGCAGATCGACATCGGCGGTCCGTCGATGGTGCGTGCGGCGGCCAAGAACCACCCCAGCGTCGCCGTGGTAACCGATCCGCGCGGCTACGACGGCGTACTGGCCGCGGTACGGCACGGCGGCTTCACCCTCGCCGAGCGCAAAAAGCTTGCCTCCCTGGCGTTTCAGCACACCGCCGAATACGACATCGCGGTCGCCAACTGGATGCAGTCCAACCTCGCGCCCGAGGATCCCCCGCAGGAATTCCCGCATTTCTTCGCCCGCAACTGGCGCCGAGCGGCGACGCTGCGCTACGGCGAGAATCCGCACCAGCAGGCCGCCCTCTACACCGACCCCGCCGCGTGGCCGGGCCTGGCGCAGGCTGAGCAGTTGCACGGAAAAGAGATGTCCTACAACAACTTCACCGATGCCGACGCGGCCTGGCGGGCAGCCTTCGACCACGAGCAGACCTGCGTGGCGATCATCAAGCACGCCAACCCGTGCGGCATCGCGATTTCCGACATCTCGGTTGCCGATGCGCACCGCAAAGCCCACGAATGCGACCCGTTGAGTGCTTTCGGCGGGGTGATCGCGGCCAACACCGAAGTCAGCGTGGAGATGGCCGAGTACGTCAGCACCATCTTCACCGAGGTGATCGTCGCGCCCGCCTACGAGCCGGGTGCGGTGGAGGTGTTGGCCAAGAAGAAGAACATCCGGGTGCTGGTGGCCTCCGAACCGCTCAGCGGCGCCCACGAACTGCGTCCGATCAGCGGGGGACTGCTGATCCAGCAGCGCGACCAACTCGACGCCACCGGTGACGACCCCAACAACTGGACCCTGGCCACCGGCGAACCCGCCGACCCGGCCACCCTGACCGACCTCGTGTTCGCCTGGCGGGCCTGCCGGGCGGTGAAATCCAACGCGATCGTCATCGTCGCCGGCGGCGCCACCATCGGGGTGGGTATGGGCCAGGTGAACCGGGTGGACGCCGCCCGCCTTGCCGTGGAGCGTGGCGGCGAGCGGGTCCGGGGAGCGGTCGGCGCGTCGGATGCGTTCTTCCCGTTCCCGGACGGCCTCGAGACGCTCACCGCCGCCGGGGTCAGGGCGATCGTGCACCCCGGCGGTTCGGTGCGCGACGACGAGGTGACCGCCGCCGCCGCCAACGCTGGGATCACGCTGTATTTGACCGGCGCCCGGCACTTCGCGCACTGA